From one Magnolia sinica isolate HGM2019 chromosome 18, MsV1, whole genome shotgun sequence genomic stretch:
- the LOC131232648 gene encoding UNC93-like protein 1: MGLVEAGDENAHEDAPTLTPPTTMFRYNSPLVQVILIGLVCFCCPGMFNALSGMGGGGQVKTTAANNANTALYTTFAIFGILGGGIYNVLGPHLTLLAGCSTYILYAGSFLYYNHYPHQGFPIAAGAILGIGAGLLWSSQGAIMTSYPPPDRKGTYISLFWSIFNLGGVIGGLIPFILNYNRKTAVSVNDGTYIAFMCFMSAGTLLTLSILPPSRVVRDDGSRATNVKYSNPYIEAIEIGKLFINWKMILIIPASFASNFFYSYQFNNVNGLMFNVRTKGLNNVFYWGAQMLGSVAIGYVLDFSFKSRRMRGFVGIGIVGLLGTAIWGGGLANQLNYTREDKPEPLDFKSSGNDYAGPFVLYFSYGLLDAMFQSMVYWVIGALADDSVTLSRYSGFYKGWQSAGAAVAWAIDKPKNTLLMELILNWSLMTISYPLLILLIFLAVKDEGGKLDVEAASTTPKPSAPSAGKEGFGKEEELRKPL, encoded by the exons ATGGGCCTGGTAGAAGCAGGAGACGAAAATGCCCACGAGGACGCGCCCACACTAACTCCCCCCACCACCATGTTCCGCTACAACTCTCCCCTGGTGCAGGTTATCCTCATCGGCCTTGTCTGCTTCTGCTGTCCTGGCATGTTCAACGCCCTCAGTGGTATGGGCGGTGGTGGGCAGGTGAAGACCACCGCAGCCAACAACGCCAACACGGCCCTCTACACGACCTTCGCCATTTTCGGCATCCTCGGCGGTGGGATCTACAACGTTCTCGGCCCCCACCTCACCCTCCTCGCCGGCTGCTCCACCTACATCCTCTACGCAGGCTCCTTCCTCTACTACAACCATTACCCGCACCAGGGCTTCCCTATCGCTGCCGGCGCCATTCTCGGTATCGGCGCTGGCCTCCTTTGGTCTAGCCAAGGCGCCATCATGACATCCTATCCTCCGCCAGATCGAAAAGGCACCTACATCTCCCTCTTCTGGAGCATCTTCAACCTCGGTGGCGTCATCGGCGGCCTGATACCCTTCATCCTCAATTACAACCGCAAGACCGCGGTCTCTGTCAACGACGGCACCTACATCGCCTTCATGTGCTTCATGTCCGCCGGCACCCTCCTCACACTCTCAATCCTCCCACCTTCCCGCGTCGTTCGCGACGATGGCTCCCGCGCCACCAATGTCAAGTACTCCAATCCCTACATTGAGGCCATTGAGATTGGGAAGCTGTTCATCAACTGGAAGATGATCCTGATAATCCCCGCCTCGTTCGCCAGCAATTTCTTCTACAGCTATCAGTTCAACAATGTGAATGGTCTGATGTTCAACGTGCGAACGAAGGGGTTGAACAATGTGTTCTATTGGGGGGCCCAGATGCTGGGATCTGTTGCTATAGGATATGTTCTTGATTTCAGTTTCAAGAGCAGGCGAATGAGGGGTTTTGTCGGGATTGGTATTGTAGGCTTGCTCGGCACTGCAATTTGGGGCGGCGGGCTTGCAAACCAGTTGAATTATACGCGTGAAGATAAGCCCGAACCATTGGATTTTAAGAGCTCAGGTAATGATTATGCGGGCCCGTTTGTGTTGTATTTCAGCTATGGGTTGCTGGATGCCATGTTCCAGAGCATGGTTTATTGGGTGATTGGAGCTTTGGCTGATGATTCCGTGACCCTTAGCAG GTATAGCGGATTCTACAAGGGGTGGCAGAGTGCGGGGGCAGCCGTGGCCTGGGCAATTGATAAGCCTAAAAACACGTTGCTAATGGAGCTGATCTTGAACTGGTCCCTTATGACAATTTCTTATCCTTTGCTGATCTTGTTGATCTTCTTGGCTGTGAAGGACGAAGGCGGCAAGCTTGACGTAGAGGCAGCAAGCACTACCCCGAAACCATCTGCCCCTTCTGCAGGGAAGGAAGGTTTTGGAAAGGAGGAAGAGTTAAGAAAGCCTCTCTGA